One Polaribacter sp. KT25b DNA segment encodes these proteins:
- a CDS encoding AAA family ATPase gives MEHNSTFPIKQNELDMLRDEATDYIKTVQWEQGNKAKSREKDAKDDSILLYLSRANNGSNVEITSVSKTILALKKRLLPDSIAIPVHLNQTLFAVQEGLTLGIWIKDSYYDASGLSSLNERKSGLNSSQKREFESKLQTATAFQLFATAYKILHDLKPSASDDLSVMKQKFAGIPEVSFLSPLKGIACALFYFDKYLGHPEIIKSDKDVIDFTVVYFEALIDEIQLRKSSLEYTETIVDRTYKLENSDFAISGWENVFQGTAKSVEFNKIQFEQIVGNKDAKHFARRLTERMLSYDFEAQKNPFQELGGFMPVFMGYGIPGTGKSMLIAAIATRLKEHCDHLDIPFLFHPMPDTLISTFQGGSAEKMVEWMKPMQDPTKIIFAPIDDAENNLQERTAQGVSAGVKEVIGVFLRYTEGAYAVNYGNSSVGLFTNLPEMLDKAVISRIQGRFKIDGARTEHDFLDQDYIWWKKFEKTMPGFVNMQNPKKYDFLKDQGLTKSMGEILNAIEKPSEARVLEAYDKASQNHKTNEHSFFASLYKEIQNIFPFFSSRDVRNIQSAISLRLTDFDLEQDWFVNPEIYFKKDYQTKFNMLQELMKANMKGLDFSEIRRQEVVRYLDNVATIADTDFKRKVDARVNQLNIDLEARKSFENGN, from the coding sequence ATGGAACACAATTCAACTTTCCCTATAAAACAAAACGAATTAGATATGCTTCGTGATGAAGCTACAGATTATATAAAAACCGTTCAATGGGAGCAAGGTAATAAAGCAAAAAGTAGGGAAAAAGATGCGAAAGACGATTCTATTTTACTGTATTTATCAAGAGCAAATAATGGAAGTAATGTAGAAATTACATCTGTTTCTAAAACCATTTTAGCACTTAAAAAAAGATTATTGCCAGATTCAATTGCAATTCCTGTGCATTTAAATCAGACTTTATTTGCAGTGCAAGAAGGCTTAACTTTAGGAATTTGGATTAAAGATTCTTACTATGATGCATCAGGTTTATCTTCTTTAAACGAGCGTAAATCTGGCTTAAATTCATCCCAAAAAAGAGAGTTCGAAAGTAAGTTACAAACAGCAACAGCATTTCAATTATTTGCAACTGCTTATAAAATTTTACACGATTTAAAACCATCTGCTAGTGATGATTTATCTGTAATGAAACAGAAATTTGCAGGTATTCCAGAAGTGTCATTTTTATCACCTTTAAAAGGAATTGCTTGTGCATTATTTTATTTTGATAAATATTTAGGACATCCAGAAATCATAAAATCAGATAAAGATGTTATCGATTTTACAGTAGTGTATTTCGAAGCTTTAATTGATGAAATTCAGTTGCGTAAAAGTAGTTTAGAATACACAGAAACTATTGTTGATAGAACCTACAAACTAGAAAATTCTGATTTTGCTATTTCTGGTTGGGAAAACGTTTTTCAGGGTACAGCAAAAAGTGTTGAATTTAATAAAATTCAATTTGAGCAAATTGTAGGGAACAAAGATGCCAAACATTTTGCACGTAGATTAACAGAAAGAATGCTGAGTTATGATTTTGAAGCACAGAAAAATCCGTTTCAAGAATTAGGTGGATTTATGCCCGTTTTTATGGGATATGGAATTCCAGGAACAGGAAAATCGATGTTAATTGCGGCCATAGCCACTCGTTTAAAAGAACATTGTGATCATTTAGATATTCCGTTTTTATTTCATCCAATGCCAGACACGTTAATTTCAACTTTTCAAGGTGGTTCTGCAGAAAAAATGGTAGAATGGATGAAACCTATGCAAGATCCTACAAAAATAATTTTTGCGCCTATTGATGATGCTGAGAATAATTTACAAGAAAGAACTGCACAAGGTGTTTCTGCTGGAGTTAAAGAAGTTATTGGTGTTTTCTTAAGATATACAGAAGGTGCTTATGCCGTAAATTATGGAAATTCTTCAGTAGGTTTATTTACAAATTTGCCAGAAATGTTAGACAAAGCTGTAATTTCTAGAATTCAAGGTCGATTTAAGATTGATGGCGCAAGAACTGAGCACGATTTTCTAGATCAAGATTACATTTGGTGGAAGAAATTTGAAAAAACAATGCCAGGTTTTGTGAATATGCAAAATCCAAAAAAATACGATTTTTTAAAAGATCAAGGTTTAACCAAAAGTATGGGCGAAATTCTAAATGCAATAGAAAAACCATCAGAAGCAAGGGTTTTAGAAGCCTATGACAAAGCAAGTCAGAATCATAAAACCAACGAACATTCGTTTTTTGCAAGTTTGTATAAAGAAATTCAAAACATATTTCCTTTCTTTTCATCAAGAGATGTTAGAAACATTCAGTCTGCAATTTCTTTGCGATTAACAGATTTTGATTTAGAACAAGATTGGTTCGTTAATCCTGAAATTTACTTTAAAAAAGATTATCAAACGAAGTTTAATATGTTACAAGAATTAATGAAAGCCAATATGAAAGGCCTCGATTTTTCTGAAATTAGAAGACAAGAAGTTGTCAGATATTTAGACAATGTTGCAACTATTGCAGATACCGATTTTAAACGTAAAGTTGATGCAAGAGTAAATCAATTGAATATAGATTTAGAAGCGAGAAAAAGTTTTGAAAATGGAAATTAA
- a CDS encoding NUDIX domain-containing protein has protein sequence MEIKKKINNVSSTLKSNGWGKLEDINFDYTFESGTSKNLTFEIYGKSDGIAILLFNPKTNKVILSKQFRVPVYVHGFSDGFSIEVVGGAIDKDESPEHAAIRETEEEVGYKIDKVKRISTVFLSPGIVNEKVHLFIGEYADENKTENGGGVLAEDEEIEVLETEFSDALKMIATEEIIDARTIMLLQYLQINKLLK, from the coding sequence ATGGAAATTAAAAAGAAAATTAACAACGTTTCATCAACCTTAAAATCTAATGGTTGGGGAAAATTAGAAGACATAAATTTTGACTATACTTTTGAGAGTGGAACATCAAAAAACCTAACTTTCGAGATTTATGGTAAAAGTGATGGAATTGCCATTTTGTTATTCAATCCTAAAACTAATAAAGTAATTTTATCCAAACAATTTAGAGTTCCTGTTTATGTTCACGGATTTTCTGATGGATTTTCTATTGAAGTTGTTGGTGGTGCAATCGATAAAGATGAATCTCCAGAACATGCTGCAATTCGCGAAACTGAAGAAGAAGTTGGGTACAAAATAGATAAAGTTAAAAGAATAAGTACGGTTTTTTTATCTCCAGGAATTGTAAACGAAAAAGTGCATCTTTTTATTGGTGAATATGCTGATGAAAATAAAACCGAAAATGGAGGAGGAGTACTAGCAGAAGATGAAGAAATAGAAGTGTTAGAAACTGAATTCTCAGACGCTTTAAAAATGATAGCAACCGAAGAAATTATTGATGCAAGAACAATTATGTTATTGCAATATTTACAGATTAATAAACTGCTAAAATGA
- a CDS encoding RDD family protein: MSGFEEFDNYQAKFEKASIGRRIVASVIDFIIYYFVCVFLALVLDNSSESIFSFHLEGFSALVAFLIGFFLWPVSEGIWGQTIGKRFMDIKVVSKDYTDVNMGQAFGRFVLGFIDCSFISGIIATIINKDNQRIGDMAAGTFVINSKYKE; this comes from the coding sequence ATGAGTGGATTCGAAGAGTTTGATAATTATCAAGCTAAATTTGAAAAAGCAAGTATAGGAAGAAGAATAGTTGCGTCTGTAATAGATTTTATTATTTATTACTTTGTTTGTGTCTTTTTGGCATTAGTTTTAGATAATTCTTCTGAAAGCATTTTTAGCTTTCATTTAGAAGGTTTTTCAGCTTTAGTGGCATTTTTAATTGGTTTTTTTCTTTGGCCAGTAAGCGAAGGAATTTGGGGACAAACTATAGGAAAACGTTTTATGGATATTAAAGTGGTTTCTAAAGATTATACTGATGTTAATATGGGGCAAGCTTTTGGTCGTTTTGTTTTAGGATTTATTGATTGTTCTTTTATTAGCGGAATTATTGCTACAATAATAAATAAAGACAACCAGAGAATTGGAGATATGGCTGCAGGAACATTTGTAATTAATAGTAAATATAAAGAATAA
- a CDS encoding DUF6638 family protein → MQKLIKANLYRSELIPISGKLVERYNKCLVKLGFTKTKLTSFSIDGIGWSPEIAEEKSEVFYLNNGEANPHAIIITPLQKGLPIYNPFHSFDVELMKLVFRTHQQKIQNITRDSALCIDFDQSIDVFYEPLDVLKYQDVEIKFHLIDNLHKAKEEQLKLIETFHKDNNFIDENLHQKLLKSAKKYGDLRERDISLESIIYTSDSFYTKAFGGVYLLRNFIKPILVFENQEAYKEAINDTTYDVLMFHITQPELVTQLRDHVIIECDLTKEVTSKRYERIKKFIFGEALKETQHPVNDILKDKMLFKSYLNKVDIKTRKKVMSVERYLEKKQINPDIKIKDIVDEEFYFSLHKPHSSLRPNHQDLIWKLLINIAPKDVLFWYWYDKENFYANFKNWEESKKDWVVETISNNF, encoded by the coding sequence ATGCAAAAACTAATCAAAGCCAATTTATACAGAAGCGAACTAATTCCTATTAGCGGAAAATTAGTAGAACGTTATAATAAATGTTTAGTAAAATTAGGTTTTACAAAAACCAAATTAACATCATTTTCTATAGACGGAATTGGTTGGAGTCCAGAAATTGCAGAAGAAAAGAGCGAGGTGTTTTATTTAAATAACGGGGAAGCAAATCCGCATGCAATAATAATTACACCATTGCAAAAAGGATTGCCAATTTACAATCCATTTCATTCTTTTGATGTAGAACTGATGAAATTAGTGTTTAGAACACATCAACAAAAAATTCAAAATATAACAAGAGATTCTGCACTTTGTATTGATTTTGATCAAAGTATTGATGTTTTTTACGAACCTTTAGATGTATTAAAATATCAAGATGTAGAAATCAAATTTCATTTAATAGATAATTTGCACAAAGCAAAAGAAGAACAATTAAAACTTATAGAAACTTTTCATAAAGACAATAATTTTATTGATGAAAACTTGCATCAAAAATTATTAAAATCAGCAAAAAAATATGGCGATTTAAGAGAAAGGGATATTAGTTTAGAGTCTATTATTTATACATCAGATTCATTTTATACCAAGGCGTTTGGGGGTGTCTATTTGTTGAGAAACTTTATAAAACCAATTCTTGTTTTCGAAAATCAAGAAGCTTATAAAGAAGCAATAAATGACACAACTTACGACGTGTTGATGTTTCATATAACACAACCAGAATTGGTTACACAATTAAGAGATCACGTAATTATTGAGTGTGATTTAACTAAGGAAGTTACCTCAAAAAGATACGAGCGAATTAAGAAATTTATTTTTGGAGAAGCTTTAAAAGAAACACAACATCCTGTAAATGATATTTTAAAGGATAAAATGTTATTTAAAAGTTATTTGAATAAGGTTGATATAAAAACACGAAAAAAAGTAATGAGTGTAGAACGATATTTGGAGAAAAAACAAATCAATCCAGATATTAAAATTAAAGATATTGTAGATGAAGAATTTTATTTTTCATTACACAAACCACATTCATCATTAAGACCAAATCATCAAGATTTAATTTGGAAACTGTTGATAAACATTGCTCCAAAAGATGTGTTGTTTTGGTATTGGTATGATAAAGAAAATTTTTATGCAAATTTTAAAAATTGGGAAGAATCAAAAAAAGATTGGGTTGTAGAAACTATTAGTAACAATTTCTAA